The window AGGATAAATTAAGCCACGACATCCATCGATGATACGGTATCAGAAAAAACATATATAAAGCTATACCGGTGTAATAGTGCCATGCCGCCGAAAAGTATTTCAGAGTTATCACACTCAAAATTTTAAAAATCAGGTATATCCCTCCGGCTACGACCGACATGATAAACAACTGATCGTAAATGTTATTCAATTTAAACACCACCTATTCTTTCAGGCGTTTCATAATGCTTTCAATGTCTTCTTTCGTTAAGTCGCCATTCTCAAATAACGCGGTTATAAAGCCCAATATTGAGCCTTTATGAACTTCGTTTATGAATTGCTTTGTTTCAAAATACCGGTATTCTTGTTCCGTTATACAAGGTTCATAATAATTGGCCTTCCCAATCCTGGTTGCTTTAAGTATTCCCTTTTTTATTAAACGGCCTAAAAAAGTAACCACTGTATTTTGCTTCCATATCTTTCCTTCGGGTAAGT is drawn from Caldanaerovirga acetigignens and contains these coding sequences:
- a CDS encoding BlaI/MecI/CopY family transcriptional regulator, with protein sequence MKKLQRISDAERKIMEYIWRSGRPVTTSEIMENLPEGKIWKQNTVVTFLGRLIKKGILKATRIGKANYYEPCITEQEYRYFETKQFINEVHKGSILGFITALFENGDLTKEDIESIMKRLKE